A genomic window from Purpureocillium takamizusanense chromosome 2, complete sequence includes:
- the ERG24_2 gene encoding Delta(14)-sterol reductase (EggNog:ENOG503NUSE~COG:I~COG:T~TransMembrane:9 (i12-30o73-91i112-134o146-166i241-261o281-299i311-332o396-418i430-448o)): protein MTNHMYEFGGPPGAAAIVFGLPLLLNFLFFTCNDETGCPAPALLSPRTLSWEELKRQIPWPEEGLAGFVNWETTAWVAAYYLLSLILYRMLPAQEVYGTKLRESGLPLKYRFNAFYTTIVQMVACAVGTALYGADFVLWTFIDRNYLQILTANILLAYSISAFVYVRSFGVKPRNEDMRELARGGATGSLIYDFYIGRELNPRVTLPLVGEVDLKAWLEMRPGLTGWLLLDLAFVAKQYRLYGYVSDSIVLVALVQGYYVLEGQYAEAGILGMIDITTDGLGFMLAFGDIVWVPFLYSTQCRYLSVFPVRLGWAGIAGIALVFSTGLCIFRSSNNQKALFRTKPDHPSVKGMPYIQTKRGTRLLTGGWWGAARHVNYFGDWMQALPFSLPTGISGYLILPAGGAAAAVGATTGALQMLDGREVVQGPARGWGMAYTYLYVVYFAVLLIHRERRDDALCAEKYGEDWDKYRRTVRWRILPGVY from the exons ATGACCAACCACATGTACGAGTTTGGCGGCCC gcccggcgccgcggcaaTCGTCTTTGGGCTGCCGCTCTTGCTGAACTTTCTTTTCTTCACGTgcaacgacgagacgggctgccctgcgccggCTCTGCTGAGCCCGCGGACTCTGTCGTGGGAAGAGTTGAAGAGGCAGATTCCGTGGCCGGAAGagggcttggctggctttgTCAATTGGGAGACGACGGCTTGGGTTGCCGCCTACTACCTACTCAGCTTAATCTTGTATCGCATGCTCCCTGCGCAGGAGGTATATGGGACGAAGCTGCGCGAGTCCGGCCTCCCTCTCAAGTACCGCTTCAATG CCTTTTACACCACGATAGTCCAGATGGTGGCCTGTGCCGTAGGAACGGCTCTCTACGGTGCCGATTTTGTCTTGTGGACATTCATCGACCGCAATTACTTGCAGATCCTGACCGCCAATATCCTGCTGGCCTACTCCATCTCGGCTTTCGTCTACGTGCGCAGCTTCGGCGTCAAGCCCCGCAATGAGGACATGCGAGAGCTCGCCAGgggcggcgccacgggcagcCTCATCTACGACTTCTACATCGGCCGCGAGCTCAACCCTCGCGTTACCCTACCTCTCGTGGGCGAAGTCGATCTCAAGGCTTGGCTCGAGATGCGCCCTGGCTTGACCggatggctgctgctcgatCTCGCCTTTGTTGCAAAGCAGTACCGCCTATACGGCTACGTGTCCGACAGCATCGTGCTGGTGGCGCTCGTGCAGGGCTACTACGTGCTTGAGGGACAGTACGCGGAGGCAGGTATCCTCGGGATGATAGACATTACGACCGACGGCCTGGGGTTCATGCTCGCGTTCGGGGACATTGTATGGGTGCCGTTCCTGTACTCGACGCAGTGTCGCTACCTGTCCGTGTTCCCCGTccgcctgggctgggccggcatcgccggcatcgcgCTCGTCTTTTCCACGGGGCTGTGCATTTTCCGCTCGTCCAACAACCAAAAAGCCCTGTTCCGCACCAAGCCCGACCACCCCAGCGTCAAGGGTATGCCGTACATACAGACCAAGCGCGGCACGAGGCTGCTCACGGGCGGTTGGTGGGGTGCCGCGCGTCACGTCAACTACTTTGGTGACTGGATGCAAGCCCTGCCGTTCAGCCTGCCGACGGGCATCTCGGGCTATTTGATCCTGCCTGCAGGCGGAGCGGCCGCTGCGGTGGGCGCGACGACTGGGGCTCTGCAGATGCTTGATGGACGGGAGGTGGTTCAGGGTCCCGCACGGGGATGGGGTATGGCGTACACGTACCTGTACGTCGTGTACTTTGCTGTGCTGCTGATTCACAGGGAGAGGCGAGATGATGCTCTGTGCGCCGAAAAGTATGGCGAGGATTGGGACAAGTATCGGAGGACTGTGCGGTGGAGAATCTTGCCGGGCGTTTACTAG
- the ERG24_2 gene encoding Delta(14)-sterol reductase (COG:I~COG:T~TransMembrane:7 (i21-45o57-77i152-172o192-210i222-243o307-329i341-359o)~EggNog:ENOG503NUSE) produces MLPAQEVYGTKLRESGLPLKYRFNAFYTTIVQMVACAVGTALYGADFVLWTFIDRNYLQILTANILLAYSISAFVYVRSFGVKPRNEDMRELARGGATGSLIYDFYIGRELNPRVTLPLVGEVDLKAWLEMRPGLTGWLLLDLAFVAKQYRLYGYVSDSIVLVALVQGYYVLEGQYAEAGILGMIDITTDGLGFMLAFGDIVWVPFLYSTQCRYLSVFPVRLGWAGIAGIALVFSTGLCIFRSSNNQKALFRTKPDHPSVKGMPYIQTKRGTRLLTGGWWGAARHVNYFGDWMQALPFSLPTGISGYLILPAGGAAAAVGATTGALQMLDGREVVQGPARGWGMAYTYLYVVYFAVLLIHRERRDDALCAEKYGEDWDKYRRTVRWRILPGVY; encoded by the exons ATGCTCCCTGCGCAGGAGGTATATGGGACGAAGCTGCGCGAGTCCGGCCTCCCTCTCAAGTACCGCTTCAATG CCTTTTACACCACGATAGTCCAGATGGTGGCCTGTGCCGTAGGAACGGCTCTCTACGGTGCCGATTTTGTCTTGTGGACATTCATCGACCGCAATTACTTGCAGATCCTGACCGCCAATATCCTGCTGGCCTACTCCATCTCGGCTTTCGTCTACGTGCGCAGCTTCGGCGTCAAGCCCCGCAATGAGGACATGCGAGAGCTCGCCAGgggcggcgccacgggcagcCTCATCTACGACTTCTACATCGGCCGCGAGCTCAACCCTCGCGTTACCCTACCTCTCGTGGGCGAAGTCGATCTCAAGGCTTGGCTCGAGATGCGCCCTGGCTTGACCggatggctgctgctcgatCTCGCCTTTGTTGCAAAGCAGTACCGCCTATACGGCTACGTGTCCGACAGCATCGTGCTGGTGGCGCTCGTGCAGGGCTACTACGTGCTTGAGGGACAGTACGCGGAGGCAGGTATCCTCGGGATGATAGACATTACGACCGACGGCCTGGGGTTCATGCTCGCGTTCGGGGACATTGTATGGGTGCCGTTCCTGTACTCGACGCAGTGTCGCTACCTGTCCGTGTTCCCCGTccgcctgggctgggccggcatcgccggcatcgcgCTCGTCTTTTCCACGGGGCTGTGCATTTTCCGCTCGTCCAACAACCAAAAAGCCCTGTTCCGCACCAAGCCCGACCACCCCAGCGTCAAGGGTATGCCGTACATACAGACCAAGCGCGGCACGAGGCTGCTCACGGGCGGTTGGTGGGGTGCCGCGCGTCACGTCAACTACTTTGGTGACTGGATGCAAGCCCTGCCGTTCAGCCTGCCGACGGGCATCTCGGGCTATTTGATCCTGCCTGCAGGCGGAGCGGCCGCTGCGGTGGGCGCGACGACTGGGGCTCTGCAGATGCTTGATGGACGGGAGGTGGTTCAGGGTCCCGCACGGGGATGGGGTATGGCGTACACGTACCTGTACGTCGTGTACTTTGCTGTGCTGCTGATTCACAGGGAGAGGCGAGATGATGCTCTGTGCGCCGAAAAGTATGGCGAGGATTGGGACAAGTATCGGAGGACTGTGCGGTGGAGAATCTTGCCGGGCGTTTACTAG
- a CDS encoding uncharacterized protein (COG:S~EggNog:ENOG503NYVT) codes for MGDSIASYVEGCLDLFHLVTDQVGNASDTTGNLKFWRDIRDERTRFKVWAGNIGAHSTGMSSLDYRLRDSSHIRVQVVRLLQDLDELLEDALAIVGGYEFPWDQTSDAKGTKEGHEVTIETPTQDTAENDDVLEESDLDQISVDVVDVVNCLLRLSAAIRNPAPHDRFAASVFTDTSHYELFDIRHVQSKFNRIDMTLAERLGKAISRRRQYFKYREAHHMKLAHGLDLHRAADAATTTDSADPQTVASSIPQHLKGGSHPTEGPLIFSEDRSESGQSQTSYASSAAGKNEYRIPPLPKEALAGPFECPFCYRIITATSTISWKRHVHEDLRPYICLEKDCIAPEKEFARRHHWMNHMRQSHWSTYTCPASCGAMFLSVSECQEHLTQSHPGPVQADKMIALIELGAQPLDLSEGIACPLCGDSLKSAQQYRHHVGRHQEQLALFALPIVGSNDDAVVDEGDADGQAQSRGTSEPDSSSGDRDSAVVGNLDKAEDTKLQDYLEGVDLSSRPSSPKPGSGSLTLDGRPEKFLASLNREHTRKANQSKDGLGSQSRDSGVEGDTVGSLKVEDIVSLLNKIRVSKEKQHGDQTHEDLLNSDGKMQGSDDESPKARPPLTKRAKPEIPPRPTASSSGNAKDDHLSKPKPPAPTPSLLPPDKLAVLQAEILMERNKRPGLGPKTSKKGDAPKEQNPVGEKKQFPSTDARAEEKAKATMDSAKMKKSTKKPMPAVASRATIEQNVQWHQPVVGGSYYPMQVPQPLAAWSQPWLPSQAHPVVHPRSQPGGSRYIDSPHGISARHPARLPPLSAQTGPSNPPASFYGGIAPESQRALAVDESGRLTANFPPRPPIRDPDLVVERQLRLQQQAPVSYFNSEGPGIQDPRHYSAIPLPPPSSPYYPPGAAVPSGTRPLARAASSGGIPADYGYGNYGSAVYNGDEDRGRRLSRRRSGEWQYEQRQYDQGPRLPTGTTRPPPPLHPPPMYGNVEYDVAPASRNRRRGSMYGANDSEARERQMVAGMAVIERAMAPTGVPLTADMLRRIGGRPPHTSSAQATDGSNSGDEQRRRSPHTMSRTIQSPTAHGDDITIKVEGGATINVGGIEMRTGTAGGEIVLTSHGTTLSGFRRDDEDRKGSRRQSKQAEPSVRRSTTVKDTNQ; via the exons ATGGGAGACAGCATAGCCAGCTATGTTGAGGGCTGTCTCGATTTATTCCACCTTGTGACGGACCAAGTCGGGAATGCCTCCGACACCACAGGAAATTTGAAGTTTTGGAGAGACATTAGGGATGAGCGCACGCGCTTCAAGGTATGGGCAGGAAACATCGGAGCTCACAGCACGGGAATGAGCTCGCTCGACTACCGGCTGCGAGACTCATCACATATTCGAGTTCAGGTCGTACGGCTGCTGCAGGATctcgatgagctcctcgaggatgcTCTGGCCATCGTGGGTGGCTACGAGTTTCCCTGGGACCAGACCAGCGATGCAAAGGGGACAAAAGAAGGGCATGAAGTGACCATCGAAACACCGACTCAAGACACAGCGGAAAATGACGACGTACTGGAGGAAAGCGATCTTGACCAGATTTCGGTTGACGTGGTGGATGTTGTCAACTGCCTCCTTCGCTTGAGTGCGGCAATCCGCAACCCGGCGCCTCATGATCGGTTCGCTGCGTCGGTGTTTACGGATACGTCACACTATGAGCTCTTCGACATTCGACATGTGCAGTCAAAGTTCAACAGAATCGACATGACGCTGGCCGAAAGGCTCGGGAAAGCAATCTCCAGACGGAGACAGTACTTCAAGTACCGAGAGGCGCATCATATGAAGCTCGCTCATGGACTCGATCTTCACCGAGCGGCAGATGCAGCTACTACGACTGACAGTGCTGATCCGCAGACGGTAGCATCATCTATACCGCAACACTTGAAGGGAGGCTCACATCCAACGGAAGGGCCTCTCATTTTTAGTGAAGATCGTTCCGAATCTGGACAGAGTCAAACATCCTACGCTTCGTCCGCAGCAGGGAAGAACGAGTACCGCATCCCGCCGTTGCCAAAAGAAGCCTTGGCGGGTCCATTCGAATGTCCGTTCTGCTATAGGATCATTACAGCCACGAGCACAATTTCTTGGAA GAGGCATGTGCACGAAGATCTTCGCCCCTATATATGCCTCGAAAAGGACTGCATCGCACCGGAGAAGGAATTTGCTCGCCGACACCACTGGATGAATCACATGAGGCAAAGTCACTGGAGCACTTACACCTGCCCTGCTTCTTGTGGTGCCATGTTTCTGTCTGTTTCGGAGTGCCAAGAACACCTAACTCAAAGCCATCCGGGACCAGTCCAGGCAGATAAAATGATCGCATTGATTGAATTAGGTGCACAGCCACTCGATCTTAGCGAGGGCATTGCGTGTCCCCTCTGCGGTGACTCATTAAAATCGGCTCAGCAATATCGACATCATGTAGGTCGGCATCAGGAACAGCTTGCCCTCTTTGCGTTGCCCATTGTGGGATCCAACGATGACGCTGTCGTGGACGAAGGGGATGCAGATGGTCAGGCCCAATCTCGGGGAACCTCAGAGCCTGATTCGTCCTCTGGGGATCGAGACTCGGCTGTCGTTGGGAATCTGGACAAAGCTGAAGATACTAAACTACAAGACTACCTCGAGGGAGTCGATCTTTCCAGCCGACCTTCGTCCCCAAAACCTGGATCTGGCTCACTGACCCTGGATGGGCGGCCAGAGAAGTTCTTGGCTTCGTTGAATCGCGAGCATACTCGAAAAGCCAACCAGAGCAAAGATGGTTTAGGGTCTCAAAGTCGAGATTCAGGTGTTGAGGGGGATACCGTTGGCAGTCTGAAAGTTGAAGACATTGTGTCTCTATTGAACAAGATCCGTGTGTCCAAGGAAAAGCAGCATGGCGACCAGACACATGAAGATTTGCTAAACTCAGATGGGAAAATGCAGGGAAGTGACGATGAGTCTCCCAAGGCGCGGCCGCCCCTGACCAAAAGGGCGAAACCCGAGATCCCACCCCGGCCTACtgcgagctcgtcgggcaATGCAAAGGATGACCACCTCTCTAAGCCGAAACCACCGGCGCCTACCCCCTCTCTGCTTCCCCCGGACAAACTGGCGGTCCTGCAGGCGGAGATTCTGATGGAGCGGAATAAGCGACCCGGGCTTGGACCGAAGACGTCCAAGAAGGGAGACGCTCCCAAGGAGCAGAACCCAGTTGGAGAAAAGAAACAATTCCCCTCGACGGACGCGCGGGCGGAAGAAAAAGCTAAGGCTACTATGGACAGTGccaagatgaagaagagcaCCAAGAAACCTATGCCGGCTGTCGCATCCAGAGCAACGATCGAGCAGAATGTTCAGTGGCATCAGCCGGTGGTGGGCGGAAGCTACTACCCCATGCAGGTGCCGCAACCTCTCGCGGCGTGGTCTCAACCATGGCTACCGAGTCAAGCGCACCCCGTCGTTCATCCTCGCAGCCAGCCTGGCGGAAGCAGGTACATTGATTCACCGCATGGTATATCTGCACGTCACCCTGCACGGCTTCCGCCATTGTCGGCTCAAACGGGACCGTCGAACCCGCCGGCCAGCTTCTATGGCGGTATTGCGCCCGAAAGCCAGCGTGCTCTGGCTGTCGATGAAAGCGGCCGCTTGACGGCCAACTTTCCTCCGCGACCGCCTATTCGGGATCCAGACCTAGTTGTGGAGAGGCAACTGAGGCTTCAACAACAGGCCCCTGTATCGTACTTTAACTCAGAAGGCCCCGGCATTCAAGACCCTCGCCACTACTCTGCAATTCCATTACCGCCACCGTCCAGCCCGTACTATCCTCCGGGTGCAGCAGTACCGTCGGGCACGCGTCCGTTGGCTCGAGCGGCATCCTCAGGTGGAATACCAGCGGATTATGGGTACGGCAATTATGGGAGTGCTGTGTACAACGGTGATGAGGATCGCGGTCGCCGTCTCAGTCGTCGAAGGAGTGGAGAGTGGCAGTATGAACAGCGGCAATATGATCAGGGGCCCAGGCTACCAACGGGGACGACACGCCCACCCCCGCCCCTACACCCTCCTCCGATGTATGGCAACGTAGAGTACGATGTTGCGCCGGCATCGAGAAACCGCCGGCGTGGCTCCATGTATGGCGCCAACGATTCCGAAGCAAGAGAAAGACAGATGGTCGCGGGTATGGCTGTCATAGAGAGGGCGATGGCTCCGACGGGCGTGCCTCTCACAGCGGACATGTTGCGGCGGATAGGGGGTCGCCCTCCACATACGTCCAGTGCTCAAGCAACGGACGGAAGCAACAGCGGGGACGAACAGCGCAGGCGCAGTCCGCACACCATGTCGCGCACAATACAATCACCGACGGCACACGGAGACGACATCACGATCAAAGTGGAAGGTGGCGCCACCATCAATGTGGGAGGGATTGAGATGCGCACCGGCACGGCTGGTGGCGAGATCGTCTTGACGTCGCACGGAACGACGCTGTCTGGATTTCGtcgcgacgatgaggacaGGAAGGGCTCGAGAAGGCAAAGCAAACAGGCCGAACCTTCTGTCCGGCGAAGCACCACGGTCAAAGACACAAATCAGTAA
- a CDS encoding uncharacterized protein (COG:S~TransMembrane:5 (o28-50i62-84o115-135i147-165o185-205i)~EggNog:ENOG503NZ3B) yields the protein MAPVMGADRGPGVFILNLVFVTLAVVILVLRVYTRALIVKAFGLDDWLMIFAAIFFTLYVAMSNTGVHYGTGQHMDVLEPFQREKAMMYWWYCYMFYILSMVCSKLSFAWFLLRITTARAHAWVVYAASLLSVIAATIFFFVTIFQCKPVSFYWTRLGGDTDGSCLSMDVIMSIAYFYSICSIVTDFTFAVLPAFVIWNLQLKLRARLALIFLIAMGCVASSALVVRCAFLKHFRDVDFLYSTIDIVIWSSIEMGLAISAASLATLRPLVKAIALKLGITSARSSPPYYGTGPRSKTTMGAGSRNGTVANPFDPNVYVMSEFSQGTSGGSPRNGSGHFGTETTAYAGSFGKSSRQYAQDVKLESDNESQEQLHEGSSERTSGDEGRRRAVPKSFLHARAGKGA from the exons ATGGCGCCCGTCATGGGTGCCGACCGGGGTCCCGGCGTGTTTATACTGaacctcgtcttcgtcacattggccgtcgtcatcctcgtgtTGCGGGTTTACACGCGGGCCCTGATCGTCAAGGCCTTTGGTCTGGATGACTGGCTCATGATTTTTGCCGCG ATTTTCTTCACTTTATACGTTGCCATGTCTAACACCGGTGTGCACTACGGGACTGGCCAGCACATGGACGTTCTCGAGCCTTTCCAGAGGGAAAAGGCCATGATG TACTGGTGGTACTGCTACATGTTCTACATCCTCAGCATGGTGTGCTCCAAGCTGTCCTTTGCCTGGTTCCTCCTGCGCATCACCACGGCCAGGGCCCACGCCTGGGTCGTGtacgccgcctccctcctctccgtcatcgccgccaccatcttcttcttcgtcacCATCTTCCAGTGCAAGCCCGTGTCCTTTTACTGgacccgcctcggcggcgacacggaCGGCTCCTGCCTGAGCATGGACGTCATCATGTCCATTGCCTACTTCTACAGCATATGCAGCATCGTGACCGACTTCACCTTTGCGGTGCTTCCCGCCTTTGTGATCTGGAACCTGCAGCTCAAGCTCAGGGCCAGGCTGGCGCTCATCTTTCTGATTGCCATGGGCTGCGT GGCAAGTTCCGCACTCGTCGTCCGGTGCGCATTCCTCAAACACTTTAGGGACGTCGACTTTCTCT ATTCCACcatcgacatcgtcatctGGTCCTCCATCGAAATGGGCCTCGCCATCAGCGCtgccagcctcgccacccTCCGCCCGCTCGTCAAGGCAATCGCCCTCAAACTCGGCATCACGTCGGCACGCTCCTCCCCGCCCTACTATGGGACGGGCCCGCGCtccaagacgacgatgggggCCGGGAGCAGAAACGGGACCGTCGCTAACCCCTTCGACCCCAACGTCTACGTCATGTCCGAGTTCTCGCAGGGCACGAGCGGTGGCTCCCCGAGGAACGGCAGCGGGCACTTTGGCACGGAGACGACCGCGTATGCCGGCAGCTTCGGAAAGTCGTCTCGACAGTACGCCCAGGATGTCAAGCTGGAGAGCGACAACGAGAGCCAGGAGCAGCTGCATGAGGGGTCCTCGGAGCGCACGAGCGGGGACGAGGGCAGGAGACGGGCTGTTCCCAAGTCATTTCTTCACGCAAGAGCCGGCAAGGGCGCGTGA
- a CDS encoding uncharacterized protein (EggNog:ENOG503NZ3B~COG:S~TransMembrane:7 (o12-34i46-69o89-111i123-145o176-196i208-226o246-266i)), whose amino-acid sequence MSNTGVHYGTGQHMDVLEPFQREKAMMYWWYCYMFYILSMVCSKLSFAWFLLRITTARAHAWVVYAASLLSVIAATIFFFVTIFQCKPVSFYWTRLGGDTDGSCLSMDVIMSIAYFYSICSIVTDFTFAVLPAFVIWNLQLKLRARLALIFLIAMGCVASSALVVRCAFLKHFRDVDFLYSTIDIVIWSSIEMGLAISAASLATLRPLVKAIALKLGITSARSSPPYYGTGPRSKTTMGAGSRNGTVANPFDPNVYVMSEFSQGTSGGSPRNGSGHFGTETTAYAGSFGKSSRQYAQDVKLESDNESQEQLHEGSSERTSGDEGRRRAVPKSFLHARAGKGA is encoded by the exons ATGTCTAACACCGGTGTGCACTACGGGACTGGCCAGCACATGGACGTTCTCGAGCCTTTCCAGAGGGAAAAGGCCATGATG TACTGGTGGTACTGCTACATGTTCTACATCCTCAGCATGGTGTGCTCCAAGCTGTCCTTTGCCTGGTTCCTCCTGCGCATCACCACGGCCAGGGCCCACGCCTGGGTCGTGtacgccgcctccctcctctccgtcatcgccgccaccatcttcttcttcgtcacCATCTTCCAGTGCAAGCCCGTGTCCTTTTACTGgacccgcctcggcggcgacacggaCGGCTCCTGCCTGAGCATGGACGTCATCATGTCCATTGCCTACTTCTACAGCATATGCAGCATCGTGACCGACTTCACCTTTGCGGTGCTTCCCGCCTTTGTGATCTGGAACCTGCAGCTCAAGCTCAGGGCCAGGCTGGCGCTCATCTTTCTGATTGCCATGGGCTGCGT GGCAAGTTCCGCACTCGTCGTCCGGTGCGCATTCCTCAAACACTTTAGGGACGTCGACTTTCTCT ATTCCACcatcgacatcgtcatctGGTCCTCCATCGAAATGGGCCTCGCCATCAGCGCtgccagcctcgccacccTCCGCCCGCTCGTCAAGGCAATCGCCCTCAAACTCGGCATCACGTCGGCACGCTCCTCCCCGCCCTACTATGGGACGGGCCCGCGCtccaagacgacgatgggggCCGGGAGCAGAAACGGGACCGTCGCTAACCCCTTCGACCCCAACGTCTACGTCATGTCCGAGTTCTCGCAGGGCACGAGCGGTGGCTCCCCGAGGAACGGCAGCGGGCACTTTGGCACGGAGACGACCGCGTATGCCGGCAGCTTCGGAAAGTCGTCTCGACAGTACGCCCAGGATGTCAAGCTGGAGAGCGACAACGAGAGCCAGGAGCAGCTGCATGAGGGGTCCTCGGAGCGCACGAGCGGGGACGAGGGCAGGAGACGGGCTGTTCCCAAGTCATTTCTTCACGCAAGAGCCGGCAAGGGCGCGTGA
- a CDS encoding uncharacterized protein (COG:H~EggNog:ENOG503NUBC), with amino-acid sequence MMITRNPSKKKPLLFFTSFPGEGHTNPVLAIATSLVSRGYDVAYLCSPAYHDRITEVGAEFLELPWELSGPPIEETMTRKNVPIGLERITQQISHVFYKNMRVRVDAVTRALEELRAREPSRQIIMVEDGPNMGAMPFRYGRPLPRGFSEMPKTIGISPTPLMVRSRDTAPFVLGLPPDSSDSGRQRNEWLHRLVHDGPFKPLVEAWQRVLHECGCTAVPTGSPLSAWHEGYDNLVMLCSPSLEYELSDMPSSVEFVGCLPRRGISKTVVYPKWWPEVVRHAERPDKKIIFVCQGTVNMDWSELTIPTIHAFAGREDVLVIAALGRRGAVLDDDDLLHPNVHVADYIPYDAVLPLADVFVSNAGYGAFCHAVTNGVPGVFAGQTEDKAEVSMRAEWAGFGVNMRKQRPEVAELREAVEGVLGNGQFKAKATELKAENEALDSMARIERVIERWTE; translated from the coding sequence ATGATGATTACACGCAATCCGAGCAAGAAGAAACCCCTTCTCTTCTTCACATCCTTCCCTGGCGAAGGCCATACAAATCCAGTGCTCGCCATCGCGACCTCCTTGGTCTCAAGAGGATACGATGTTGCATATCTCTGCTCCCCAGCTTACCACGACAGGATCACAGAAGTGGGCGCAGAATTCCTCGAGCTGCCCTGGGAGTTGAGCGGACCACCTATCGAAGAGACGATGACACGCAAAAATGTACCGATTGGCTTGGAGCGGATCACTCAGCAAATCTCACATGTGTTCTACAAGAACATGCGAGTTCGGGTAGACGCTGTTACGagggcgctcgaggagctgcgggcCAGAGAACCAAGTAGGCAAATCATCATGGTGGAGGACGGTCCTAATATGGGCGCCATGCCCTTTCGCTacggccggccgctgccTCGCGGGTTCAGCGAGATGCCCAAGACGATTGGCATCAGTCCAACGCCGCTGATGGTGCGTAGCCGGGACACGGCACCgttcgtcctcggcctgccgccAGATTCGTCGGACTCGGGCAGACAGCGGAACGAGTGGCTGCATCGCCTGGTTCACGATGGGCCGTTTAAGCCGCTGGTCGAGGCGTGGCAGAGGGTGCTTCACGAGTGCGGATGCACTGCGGTTCCGACTGGCAGCCCGCTGAGTGCGTGGCACGAAGGCTACGACAACCTGGTGATGCTGTGCTCGCCGAGTCTCGAGTATGAACTGTCCGATATGCCCAGCTCAGTCGAGTTTGTTGGATGCCTCCCCCGGCGTGGCATCTCAAAGACGGTGGTGTACCCCAAATGGTGGCCGGAGGTTGTTCGTCACGCGGAACGCCCAGACAAGAAGATCATCTTTGTCTGTCAAGGGACTGTCAACATGGATTGGAGCGAGCTGACCATTCCGACAATACATGCCTTTGCCGGCCGCGAGGATGTGCTAGTCATTGCCGCACTCGGCCGTCGTGGAGCGGTtctcgacgatgacgacctccTACACCCCAACGTGCACGTCGCGGATTACATACCCTACGATGCTGTGCTGCCTCTCGCAGACGTGTTTGTCTCCAACGCCGGATATGGGGCCTTTTGTCATGCGGTCACCAACGGCGTGCCGGGTGTGTTCGCCGGCCAGACGGAGGACAAGGCCGAGGTGTCTATGCGTGCTGAATGGGCTGGCTTTGGGGTCAACATGCGTAAGCAGCGTCCAGAAGTTGCAGAGTTGCGCGAGGCTGTAGAGGGTGTGTTGGGGAATGGACAGTTCAAAGCGAAGGCAACTGAGCTCAAGGCGGAGAATGAGGCACTGGATTCTATGGCACGTATCGAGCGGGTGATTGAGCGCTGGACTGAATGA